A single window of Pyrus communis chromosome 10, drPyrComm1.1, whole genome shotgun sequence DNA harbors:
- the LOC137746706 gene encoding protein NRT1/ PTR FAMILY 7.3-like gives MACLNVCKDQRYAEEKNQKIKDVCTLDGTTDRHGRPAVRGRTGRWVAGILILVNQGLATLAFFGVGVNLVLFLTRVLGQDNAEAANNVSKWTGTVYLFSLLGAFLSDSYWGRYKTCAIFQVIYVIGLSLLSISTYIFLLKPKGCGDEKSPCGEHSTFEIGLFYISIYLIALGNGGYQPNIATFGADQFDEEDPNERHSKISFFSYFYLALNLGSLFSNTILGYFEDKGIWTLGFWVSTGSAAMALVLFLCGTPMYRHFKPQGNPLSRFFRVIVAATRKWKVEMTPSGEDLYDGEDEKECSSNESRKIVHTHGFKFLDKAAIITSREMNQMGKGAQNPWRLCSVTQVEEVKCILRLLPIWLCTILYSVVFTQMASLFVEQGAAMKTTISSFHIPPAGMSSFDILSVAAFIFFYRRVLDPLVARLWKKGLTELQRMGIGIVIAIMAMISAGVVELFRLKYAIKDCNIDCENPSSLSIFWQVPQYMLIGASEVFMYVGQLEFFNGQAPDGLKSFGSALCMTSISLGNYVSSLLVTVVMKISAREDMPGWIPGNLNKGHLDRFYFLLAALTTADLLVYVLCAKWYKYIKFEGKGGNDSGNIGQAELRV, from the exons ATGGCTTGTTTAAATGTTTGCAAGGACCAG CGATATGCAGAAGAAAAGAACCAGAAGATAAAAGATGTTTGTACCCTCGATGGAACCACTGATAGGCATGGCCGCCCTGCTGTCCGAGGAAGAACTGGAAGATGGGTTGCTGGGATTCTCATATTag TAAATCAAGGGCTGGCAACATTGGCGTTCTTTGGAGTAGGAGTGAACTTGGTATTGTTTTTGACAAGAGTGTTGGGTCAAGACAACGCAGAGGCTGCAAATAACGTCAGCAAATGGACTGGAACAGTTTACTTATTCTCTCTTCTTGGTGCCTTCCTCAGTGACTCTTACTGGGGGAGGTACAAAACTTGTGCTATATTTCAAGTTATTTATGTCATT GGTTTGTCATTGTTATCCATATCGACCTATATATTCTTACTTAAGCCTAAAGGCTGTGGTGATGAAAAGTCTCCCTGTGGAGAACACTCGACCTTTGAAATCGGATTGTTCTACATCTCTATATACCTTATTGCACTTGGAAATGGAGGTTACCAACCTAACATAGCTACATTTGGGGCAGACCAGTTTGACGAGGAGGACCCGAATGAACGGCACTCAAAGATATCCTTCTTTAGCTACTTCTACTTGGCTTTGAATCTTGGCTCTCTCTTTTCAAACACAATCTTGGGATATTTTGAGGATAAGGGAATATGGACTCTAGGGTTTTGGGTATCTACTGgctctgctgccatggctttgGTCTTGTTTCTATGCGGTACACCAATGTACAGGCATTTCAAGCCTCAGGGAAACCCTCTCTCTAGGTTTTTTCGGGTAATCGTCGCTGCAACAAGAAAATGGAAGGTTGAAATGACACCAAGTGGGGAGGATTTGTACGATGGAGAGGATGAGAAGGAATGCTCTTCAAATGAGAGTAGGAAAATAGTTCACACCCACGGATTCAA ATTCCTGGATAAAGCAGCAATCATCACATCAAGGGAGATGAATCAAATGGGCAAGGGAGCTCAAAATCCATGGCGCCTTTGCTCAGTGACACAAGTAGAAGAAGTGAAATGCATACTTAGACTACTACCAATCTGGCTGTGCACAATTCTCTACTCTGTAGTTTTTACTCAAATGGCATCACTTTTTGTAGAACAAGGTGCTGCAATGAAGACCACCATTTCAAGCTTCCACATTCCCCCAGCCGGTATGTCAAGCTTCGACATTCTCAGCGTAGCAGCTTTTATCTTCTTTTACAGGCGAGTTCTTGACCCTCTTGTTGCCAGACTGTGGAAAAAAGGACTCACTGAGCTTCAAAGGATGGGGATTGGTATTGTTATTGCAATCATGGCGATGATTTCAGCAGGAGTCGTAGAGTTGTTCAGGTTAAAGTATGCGATAAAAGACTGCAACATTGATTGCGAAAATCCAAGTTCATTGAGCATATTTTGGCAAGTTCCTCAGTACATGCTTATAGGAGCATCGGAAGTGTTCATGTATGTTGGTCAACTGGAGTTCTTCAATGGACAAGCTCCTGATGGATTAAAGAGCTTTGGGAGTGCACTTTGTATGACTTCAATTTCACTTGGAAACTACGTGAGTAGCTTACTTGTTACAGTTGTGATGAAGATTTCTGCAAGGGAAGACATGCCAGGATGGATCCCTGGAAACCTTAACAAAGGCCATTTGGATAGGTTCTACTTTCTCTTAGCAGCTTTGACAACAGCTGATCTTTTGGTCTATGTATTATGTGCCAAATGGTATAAGTATATCAAGTTTGAAGGAAAAGGTGGAAATGACAGTGGCAATATTGGGCAAGCTGAACTTAGAGTCTAA